Below is a genomic region from Delftia tsuruhatensis.
GCTGGGACGGCGGGCGACGCCGTGGGCGCGGCGCCTGAACGGCAGCGCGCCGGGCGAGTGGGGTGCGTTGTTCCAGGGCGCGTTGGCGCAGCTGGGGAAAGAGGCCGGTGCGCCTGACCGCCAGGCGGGGCAACTGTTTGCGCTGGCGGCCGCCGCAGCAGACGATGAATCCCGGCTGCTGGCCTCCCTGCGCACACGGCTGGGCATGTCGGAGCGCAGCCTGCGCCGCTTCTGCCATGCGCAGTTCGGCTACGGGCCCAAGACGCTGGAGCGTGTGCTGCGCTTGCAGCGCCTGCTGTCGCTGGCGCGCGCCGACCGGTCATCGGGACTGGCGTCGCTGGCCCTTCAGGCAGGCTACGCGGATCAGGCCCATCTGTCCCGCGAGGTGAGGGCCCTGTGCGGCGTCAGCGCCAGTGCCGCCCTGGCCCGGTTGCTCGATTGATGCCGCCGCCTGGCCGTTTTGTTCAAGACGCCTGCCCGCGCCTGGACGATGATGGCGCTTTCGATACCAAACGGAGCAGCACATGGGCATCAGGGGCCGGGACCGGCAGATCGACAACATCGAGTTCAACGTAGCCGACATCGCGCGCAGCAAGGCCTTTTATGGCGAGGCCTTCGGCTGGACCTTCACCGACTATGGACCGTCCTATACGGAGTTCAGCGATGGCCGGCTCACGGGCGGCTTCACGACCGGCGAGCCCGTGCGGCCCGGTGGGCCGCTGGTCATCGTCTATGCCGATGACCTGGAGCAGGCGCAGCGCCGCGTCGAGGCGGCCGGCGCCGTGATCAGCCGCGCGGTGTTCGCGTTTCCCGGTGGCCGCAGGTTCCACTTCACCGACCCGGACGGCTACGAACTGGCCGTGTGGTCGGCCCAGACCTGAAAGCAGACAGCCCGCATTCGCGGGCTGTTTTGCATTCAAGGCCGGACTGGGCCTCGATCGATGGTCAATCGACGTTGGAGCCCAGCTGCATGTCCTTGTACTTCACAATGCGCGAGCCCTTGACCAGGCGGTAGCCGCCCCAGATCAGCAGGAACAGCGGCAGGCCGATGTAGGTGGCGACCACGCCGGTCCAGTCGATGCGGTCGGCCATGAAGGCTTCGTAGTTCTGGCCCAGGGTGATCACCATGCACAGCACGAAGGCGAAGATGGGGCCGAACGGGAACCAGGACGCGC
It encodes:
- a CDS encoding AraC family transcriptional regulator, coding for MDDGPQVSPGAYREHLPPPDLRPHFQCLWSSTVATDYAGGFLVVPDGCVDIVCKNGRLLVVGPDRVAARPELVPGSQVLGARFAPGAASAWLGLPMDEIVGQAVDLADLLGRRATPWARRLNGSAPGEWGALFQGALAQLGKEAGAPDRQAGQLFALAAAAADDESRLLASLRTRLGMSERSLRRFCHAQFGYGPKTLERVLRLQRLLSLARADRSSGLASLALQAGYADQAHLSREVRALCGVSASAALARLLD
- a CDS encoding VOC family protein, with product MGIRGRDRQIDNIEFNVADIARSKAFYGEAFGWTFTDYGPSYTEFSDGRLTGGFTTGEPVRPGGPLVIVYADDLEQAQRRVEAAGAVISRAVFAFPGGRRFHFTDPDGYELAVWSAQT